A DNA window from Actinomadura coerulea contains the following coding sequences:
- a CDS encoding response regulator: protein MINVMIVDDQTIVRAGFAALLAAQDDITVIGEAGDGREAVALAERRRPDVVVMDIRMPGMDGIEATRRILALPGSEEVRVLVLTTFDVDEYVYDALAVGASGFLLKDATADELVSAVRVVARGDSLLAPQVTGRLIREFTKQRRNRPQAPSELSTLTARETEVLVLIAGGLSNGEIAQRLFVSEHTVKTHVARVFTKLGLRDRAQAVMLAYESGVVVPGESAS from the coding sequence GTGATCAACGTGATGATCGTCGATGACCAGACGATCGTGCGGGCCGGGTTCGCCGCCCTGCTCGCCGCCCAGGACGACATCACCGTGATCGGCGAGGCCGGGGACGGCCGCGAGGCCGTCGCGCTCGCCGAGCGCCGCCGCCCCGACGTCGTCGTGATGGACATCCGGATGCCCGGCATGGACGGCATCGAGGCCACCCGCCGCATCCTCGCGCTGCCCGGCTCGGAGGAGGTCCGGGTGCTGGTGCTCACCACGTTCGACGTCGACGAGTACGTCTACGACGCGCTCGCCGTCGGCGCCAGCGGCTTCCTGCTGAAGGACGCGACCGCCGACGAGCTGGTCTCGGCGGTCCGGGTGGTGGCGCGCGGCGACTCCCTGCTGGCCCCGCAGGTCACGGGACGGCTCATCCGCGAGTTCACCAAGCAGCGGCGCAACCGCCCGCAGGCGCCGTCGGAGCTGTCGACGCTGACCGCCCGCGAGACCGAGGTGCTCGTCCTGATCGCGGGCGGGCTGTCCAACGGCGAGATCGCGCAGCGCCTCTTCGTCAGCGAGCACACGGTGAAGACGCACGTGGCGCGCGTCTTCACCAAACTGGGCCTCCGCGACCGCGCCCAAGCGGTCATGCTCGCCTACGAATCCGGCGTAGTAGTCCCCGGAGAAAGCGCGAGCTGA
- a CDS encoding sensor histidine kinase, with amino-acid sequence MTTDDKARTGPGPAGFGPAVAHHAWRLSGRIVAGVGQLLLWILTGIGTLLRPLATRLGARLNGGAGRGPGAGPGQTAPLPRWINTWREVVGAWYFAPLTGLALTIAALAELAPRVDSPVSLAGGFAVAATFPLVWRRENLRAVAAVVLSAVAAGLLTGQILLVTTSFSALYTLYALGRRLPRQSTGVLAVGSVAALGVVYLATGTLDDIPWPAPIVAVLAAIGLGDARRVVESAGRTEAEAAERTNETLTRLTAVQREQAVMRERARIARELHDVVAHSVSMIAVQAETAPYTMDSLSPEARAGYTEIAKTAREALVEMRRLLSVLRADATPEPEAANSPQPRLDRLPDLIEQHRGAGGHVDLNVHGDPRALSTTVELSAYRIVQEALTNARRHAPGAGVRVDLTFLPDRLAVRVQDGGASAATQVLNPRDPGARTGGPSSAGPAPADDGRTRLETSGSGGGHGLVGMRERATMLGGRFSAGPATQGGFLVEAELPVTSEGNSIRGHGSQAPPGRP; translated from the coding sequence GTGACCACCGATGACAAGGCCCGGACCGGACCCGGCCCCGCGGGGTTCGGCCCAGCCGTCGCGCACCACGCGTGGCGGCTGTCCGGCCGGATCGTGGCGGGGGTCGGGCAACTGCTGCTGTGGATCCTCACCGGCATCGGCACGCTCCTGCGGCCGCTGGCGACCAGGCTCGGCGCCCGGCTGAACGGCGGCGCGGGGCGCGGCCCCGGGGCCGGGCCCGGGCAGACGGCGCCGCTGCCCCGCTGGATCAACACGTGGCGGGAGGTCGTCGGAGCCTGGTACTTCGCGCCGCTCACCGGACTCGCCCTGACGATCGCGGCGCTGGCGGAGCTGGCGCCGCGCGTCGACTCCCCGGTCAGCCTGGCGGGCGGGTTCGCGGTCGCGGCGACGTTCCCGCTGGTGTGGCGCCGGGAGAACCTGCGCGCCGTCGCGGCGGTCGTGCTCAGCGCGGTCGCGGCCGGCCTGCTCACCGGGCAGATCCTGCTGGTCACGACCAGCTTCTCGGCCCTCTACACGCTGTACGCGCTGGGACGGCGGCTGCCCCGCCAGTCCACCGGCGTCCTCGCGGTCGGCAGCGTCGCCGCCCTCGGGGTCGTCTACCTCGCGACGGGCACGCTCGACGACATCCCCTGGCCGGCGCCGATCGTCGCGGTCCTCGCCGCCATCGGGCTCGGGGACGCGCGGCGCGTCGTGGAGTCCGCCGGCCGGACGGAGGCCGAGGCCGCCGAGCGCACCAACGAGACCCTCACCCGGCTCACCGCCGTCCAGCGGGAGCAGGCCGTCATGCGCGAGCGGGCCCGCATCGCGCGGGAGCTGCACGACGTCGTCGCGCACTCCGTCTCCATGATCGCCGTCCAGGCGGAGACGGCCCCGTACACGATGGACAGCCTCTCGCCCGAGGCCCGCGCCGGCTACACCGAGATCGCCAAGACGGCGCGGGAGGCGCTGGTGGAGATGCGGCGGCTGCTCAGCGTGCTGCGCGCCGACGCCACGCCCGAACCGGAGGCGGCGAACTCCCCGCAGCCGCGCCTGGACCGGCTACCCGACCTGATCGAGCAGCACCGCGGCGCCGGCGGCCATGTCGACCTCAACGTGCACGGCGACCCGCGCGCCCTGTCCACCACGGTGGAGCTGTCGGCGTACCGGATCGTCCAGGAGGCGCTGACCAACGCGCGGCGGCACGCGCCCGGCGCCGGCGTCCGCGTCGACCTGACGTTCCTGCCCGACCGGCTCGCGGTCCGCGTCCAGGACGGCGGCGCCTCCGCGGCCACCCAGGTCCTGAACCCCCGCGATCCCGGCGCGCGTACAGGTGGACCGAGCTCCGCGGGCCCGGCCCCGGCGGACGACGGCCGCACCCGCCTGGAGACGTCCGGATCGGGTGGCGGACACGGCCTCGTGGGGATGCGGGAACGTGCGACCATGCTGGGCGGGCGGTTCTCCGCCGGCCCGGCCACCCAGGGCGGGTTCCTGGTGGAGGCCGAGCTTCCGGTGACGAGTGAGGGGAATTCCATCCGTGGACACGGTTCGCAGGCGCCGCCCGGCCGCCCCTGA